Proteins from a single region of Hordeum vulgare subsp. vulgare chromosome 6H, MorexV3_pseudomolecules_assembly, whole genome shotgun sequence:
- the LOC123401006 gene encoding uncharacterized protein LOC123401006, whose translation MAMSMAAAASPSCSLPPWPASTSSTRSSLLLLHTATATVARRAVSPSARRLGRPRALPETALVAAGVAAAGVAAAAVLLRGDRKTDQLAPSREQGENQAAATEECSACGGSGLCPRCKGEGFVFKEVGEEAAGRARRAAKNMATRYTAGLPTKWTYCNRCSSTRSCTACDGAGAVPVRATTTTTTS comes from the coding sequence ATGGCCATGAGCATGGCAGCGGCAGCCTCCCCGTCTTGCTCGCTGCCTCCATggcctgcctccacctcctccacacgcagcagcctcctcctcctccacaccgccaccgccaccgtcgCCCGGCGAGCCGTTTCTCCGAGCGCGCGCCGCCTTGGCCGCCCGCGGGCGCTGCCGGAGACGGCGCTGGTGGCGgccggggtggcggcggcgggggtcgccgccgccgccgtcctcctgcgTGGCGACCGAAAGACCGACCAGCTGGCGCCCAGTAGGGAGCAAGGCGAGAACCaggcggcggcgacggaggagTGCTCGGCGTGCGGCGGGAGCGGCCTCTGCCCGCGGTGCAAGGGGGAGGGGTTCGTGTTCAAGGAGgtcggcgaggaggcggccggccgggCGCGGCGGGCCGCCAAGAACATGGCCACCCGCTACACCGCCGGCCTCCCCACCAAGTGGACCTACTGCAACCGCTGCTCCTCCACCCGCTCCTGCACCGCCTGCGACGGCGCCGGCGCCGTCCCCGtccgcgccaccaccaccaccaccaccagttaG